One Aliiroseovarius sediminilitoris DNA window includes the following coding sequences:
- a CDS encoding (2Fe-2S)-binding protein — protein MNVASRFRTLPETGDRVQFTLDGAPASAPAGVTVAAALLAHSGAWTRQTVKGAPRTAYCMMGVCFDCLVEVDGTPNTQACMTLLREGMTVRRQTGLRDLNGGHCG, from the coding sequence ATGAATGTCGCTTCGCGCTTTCGCACGCTGCCTGAGACCGGGGACCGCGTGCAGTTCACGCTGGATGGCGCGCCTGCCAGTGCGCCCGCCGGGGTCACTGTTGCCGCGGCGCTGCTGGCCCATTCAGGCGCGTGGACGCGGCAGACCGTGAAGGGTGCACCGCGCACGGCCTATTGCATGATGGGTGTGTGTTTTGACTGTCTGGTTGAGGTCGATGGCACGCCCAACACCCAAGCCTGCATGACCCTTCTGCGCGAGGGTATGACCGTCCGGCGCCAAACAGGCCTGCGTGATTTGAACGGAGGTCATTGTGGCTGA
- a CDS encoding ABC transporter permease: protein MNLLLEYQSQLIDGTIMTIKLALTSLVIALIFGLLGAWAKLSANRLAQRLAGAYTTIVRGVPDLVLILLVFFGGQVTLNNIGAITGLWGYVEVSQFAAGAGTIGVIFGAYFTETFRGAIMAIPRGQIEAGISCGMRKSLIFRHIIWPQMVRFALPGFTNNWLVQLKTTALVSVIGLQDLVYNAFTAGRSTGQLFTFMAAAFVIYLLLTGVSDLLLRAVERHYNRGVVRA from the coding sequence ATGAACCTGCTTTTGGAATATCAATCCCAATTGATCGACGGCACGATCATGACGATCAAACTGGCGCTCACATCGCTGGTCATCGCTTTGATCTTTGGCCTGCTCGGTGCTTGGGCGAAACTTTCCGCCAACCGTCTGGCCCAGCGACTGGCCGGCGCCTACACCACCATCGTGCGCGGGGTGCCGGATCTGGTGCTGATCCTGCTGGTGTTCTTTGGCGGTCAGGTGACGCTTAATAATATAGGCGCGATTACGGGCCTCTGGGGCTATGTCGAGGTCAGCCAGTTCGCCGCAGGTGCAGGCACGATCGGTGTAATCTTTGGCGCCTATTTTACTGAGACCTTTCGCGGTGCGATCATGGCCATCCCGCGCGGGCAAATCGAAGCTGGCATCAGCTGTGGAATGCGCAAATCGCTGATCTTTCGTCATATTATCTGGCCGCAGATGGTCCGCTTTGCCTTGCCGGGCTTTACAAACAACTGGCTGGTGCAACTCAAGACCACGGCGCTGGTCTCGGTCATTGGGCTTCAAGACTTGGTCTATAACGCTTTCACCGCCGGTCGTTCGACGGGACAGCTCTTTACCTTCATGGCGGCAGCATTTGTCATCTACCTGTTGCTGACTGGCGTGTCCGACCTGCTGTTGCGCGCGGTGGAGCGTCACTACAACCGTGGCGTAGTGAGGGCGTGA
- a CDS encoding VirB4 family type IV secretion/conjugal transfer ATPase — MLLDPSDDLTMLPDWARKERPMASMLPYVSLVNDVTIRTRGNALLQCIRLDGVNSMTSDDAHLEKIRALFAAIIAQIGPDYSFYVHKVSKAIETRLPPVPEEGFAQALDSRWQTAMAQAGLRDKTLTLTVLKRPPLGARLRLKRVDSIAQLKDQTAKQLRKLGEVVGFLLSSFAEMKPRLLGAENGELLGFLGSLNIGQERPLFAKSRFGIIAEDVANTRVTFQGRGFTLDDGTAGKRFGTSFAIKTYPAKTNCTIFDELNLPVDLVVTHSFTPINSNIMASRIKRQQRLMKASDDGAISLAEELVDALDDLESKRLSFGDHHMTVTVFAETEEKLEAIAAEVRNIAASEGVNLVNESFAARTHYFAQHPGNGQMRSRKAAITNTNFADLAALHRGQLGKPGHKVPWGKPITLFPTPERSGFLFNYHETGQPDKEPTGGHTLILGRPGSGKSVLSAFLMTQARRCDARVFVFDYRAGMEMAVRANGGRYSAIKAGEATGLNPLRTEIDGRGQAWLSDWLATLLHRADKPLSPVQINRIQEVVRQNAGASDAALRNWQDLASLFVAGADEGDLFERIQEWTADGRYGWIFGQSAEDTFSLDGDVVGFDLTGILDSESEKERMAVLSYLFRRVERVIEDRKPTLIIIDEAWKALDNPYFADRLSNWLVTARKQNAVVVMMTQYASQLEKTRTGKTIVEAVPTQLLLPNIRASASDYTMLGLTEKELGVLLGTGSNSRLALVRDDQGSVVIDADLSALGPYLTILGGMEKGEALVGADYRQNPDFWRQINA; from the coding sequence ATGCTCCTTGACCCTTCGGATGACCTTACCATGCTGCCAGACTGGGCGCGCAAAGAGCGGCCGATGGCTAGCATGCTGCCCTATGTCAGCCTCGTGAATGACGTGACGATCCGCACGCGCGGCAATGCACTGCTCCAGTGTATCCGCCTTGATGGGGTCAACAGCATGACTAGTGATGACGCGCATCTGGAGAAGATCCGAGCACTCTTTGCTGCAATCATTGCGCAGATTGGGCCAGACTACAGTTTCTACGTTCACAAGGTCTCGAAGGCCATCGAGACCAGGCTGCCGCCGGTGCCCGAGGAAGGGTTTGCACAAGCGCTGGACAGCCGTTGGCAAACGGCCATGGCGCAGGCAGGCCTGCGGGACAAAACCCTCACTCTTACTGTGCTGAAGCGTCCTCCCCTCGGCGCGCGGCTGCGCCTGAAGCGTGTAGACTCAATCGCACAGCTGAAAGACCAGACAGCCAAACAACTTCGCAAACTCGGGGAGGTCGTTGGGTTTCTGCTATCGTCCTTTGCAGAGATGAAACCGCGCCTCCTTGGGGCTGAAAACGGCGAGCTTCTGGGGTTCCTCGGGTCGCTCAACATCGGCCAAGAGCGACCGCTTTTCGCAAAATCCCGCTTTGGCATCATTGCCGAGGATGTGGCCAACACGCGCGTCACGTTTCAGGGGCGAGGCTTTACGCTGGACGATGGGACGGCGGGCAAGCGGTTTGGTACGAGCTTTGCGATCAAGACCTACCCGGCCAAAACCAACTGCACCATATTTGATGAGCTGAACCTGCCCGTCGACCTGGTGGTCACGCATTCCTTCACGCCGATCAACAGCAATATCATGGCCAGCCGGATTAAGCGTCAACAGCGCCTGATGAAGGCCAGCGATGATGGCGCGATTTCGCTCGCCGAAGAACTGGTCGACGCGCTCGACGATCTGGAATCCAAGCGGCTCAGTTTCGGCGACCATCACATGACGGTTACGGTTTTCGCCGAGACCGAGGAAAAGCTGGAAGCAATCGCCGCCGAGGTACGCAACATCGCAGCCAGTGAAGGCGTAAACCTAGTGAACGAGAGCTTTGCGGCGCGCACCCACTATTTCGCGCAGCATCCGGGCAACGGGCAAATGCGCAGCCGCAAGGCCGCCATCACCAACACCAACTTTGCTGATCTCGCGGCGCTGCATCGTGGTCAACTGGGGAAACCCGGGCACAAAGTGCCTTGGGGCAAGCCGATCACTCTCTTCCCGACGCCTGAACGCTCGGGCTTTCTGTTCAACTACCATGAGACGGGTCAGCCAGACAAAGAGCCGACAGGCGGGCACACCTTGATCCTAGGCCGCCCTGGCTCGGGTAAATCGGTCTTGTCAGCCTTCCTCATGACCCAAGCCCGCCGCTGCGACGCGCGCGTCTTTGTCTTCGACTATCGCGCAGGCATGGAAATGGCGGTGCGCGCCAATGGCGGGCGCTACAGCGCCATTAAGGCGGGTGAAGCAACCGGCCTCAACCCTCTACGCACGGAAATCGACGGGCGCGGGCAAGCCTGGCTCTCCGATTGGTTGGCCACGCTGCTGCATCGTGCCGACAAGCCCCTGAGCCCGGTTCAGATCAACCGCATCCAAGAAGTGGTGCGCCAAAACGCCGGGGCGAGCGATGCCGCCCTTCGCAACTGGCAGGATCTGGCCTCGCTCTTTGTGGCAGGGGCGGACGAAGGGGATCTGTTCGAACGGATTCAGGAATGGACCGCTGATGGTCGCTATGGCTGGATCTTTGGGCAAAGCGCCGAGGATACCTTCTCGCTCGATGGTGATGTCGTGGGGTTCGACCTGACCGGCATTCTCGACAGCGAAAGTGAGAAGGAACGCATGGCGGTCCTGTCCTACCTGTTTCGGCGGGTGGAGCGGGTGATCGAGGATCGCAAACCGACGCTGATTATCATCGATGAGGCCTGGAAAGCGCTCGACAACCCGTATTTTGCCGACCGGCTGAGCAACTGGCTGGTCACGGCGCGCAAACAGAACGCGGTCGTCGTGATGATGACCCAATACGCAAGCCAGCTTGAGAAAACCCGCACCGGCAAGACGATTGTCGAGGCGGTGCCGACGCAGCTTCTGCTTCCAAACATCCGCGCCTCGGCCAGTGATTACACCATGCTCGGTCTCACCGAAAAAGAACTCGGCGTTCTGCTCGGCACAGGCAGCAATTCCCGCTTGGCGCTGGTACGCGATGATCAAGGCTCGGTGGTGATCGACGCTGATCTAAGCGCCCTTGGCCCTTACCTCACGATCCTTGGCGGCATGGAAAAAGGCGAAGCGCTGGTGGGCGCAGATTACCGCCAGAACCCAGATTTTTGGAGACAGATTAATGCGTAG
- a CDS encoding ABC transporter ATP-binding protein, with amino-acid sequence MSAPAALKVKDLHKSFGSHDVIKGVSLEAQKGEVIAILGASGSGKSTFLRCINLLETPNSGEVWLAGEQMRMTQNRRGEIVPQDLRQVEAMRARLAMVFQGFNLWSHMTVMENVMEGPLYVQGTPKAQAREKAEALLAKVGLSDRADYYPAHLSGGQQQRVAIARALAMDPDVMLFDEPTSALDPELVGEVLGVMRDLAEEGRTMLVVTHEMGFARDVSTRTVFLHQGEVCEEGPPAELFSNPQTPEFQAFLSRMN; translated from the coding sequence ATGAGCGCCCCCGCTGCCCTGAAAGTCAAAGACCTGCATAAAAGCTTTGGCTCGCATGACGTCATCAAAGGCGTGTCGCTTGAGGCGCAAAAGGGCGAGGTCATCGCCATTCTCGGCGCCTCCGGCTCTGGCAAAAGCACCTTCCTGCGCTGCATCAACCTGCTGGAGACGCCGAACTCAGGCGAGGTCTGGTTGGCAGGCGAGCAAATGCGGATGACGCAGAACCGCCGGGGAGAGATCGTGCCGCAAGACCTACGACAGGTCGAAGCCATGCGTGCCCGTCTTGCGATGGTGTTTCAGGGCTTCAACCTTTGGTCGCATATGACCGTGATGGAAAACGTCATGGAAGGCCCGCTCTACGTTCAGGGAACCCCCAAGGCGCAAGCCCGCGAAAAGGCCGAAGCACTGCTCGCCAAGGTCGGCTTGTCGGACCGAGCAGATTATTACCCCGCACATCTGTCAGGTGGCCAGCAGCAGCGTGTCGCAATCGCCCGTGCGCTGGCGATGGACCCAGATGTGATGCTCTTTGACGAGCCGACATCGGCACTGGACCCGGAACTGGTGGGCGAAGTGTTGGGCGTCATGCGCGATCTGGCCGAAGAAGGCCGCACCATGTTGGTCGTGACCCACGAGATGGGCTTTGCCCGCGATGTCTCCACTCGCACCGTATTTCTGCACCAGGGCGAGGTCTGCGAAGAAGGCCCGCCCGCAGAGTTGTTTTCCAACCCGCAAACCCCAGAGTTCCAAGCGTTTCTTTCGCGGATGAACTAA
- a CDS encoding TrbC/VirB2 family protein, which produces MHTQFRTILSLALASLMIANPAFAQSIDLSPVQNLLQGIVDTITGPLGIVIGTLALIGVFLSWLFGILDFRQALWVLVAIAGIAAAPTIVTAIWGA; this is translated from the coding sequence ATGCACACACAATTCCGCACGATCCTGTCGCTGGCGCTGGCCAGCTTGATGATTGCCAACCCGGCCTTTGCGCAGAGCATCGATCTCTCTCCGGTGCAAAACCTTTTGCAGGGGATCGTCGACACGATCACCGGCCCCTTGGGCATTGTCATCGGCACCTTGGCTTTGATCGGTGTGTTCCTCTCCTGGCTCTTTGGCATCCTCGACTTCCGCCAAGCCCTTTGGGTGCTGGTTGCGATTGCAGGCATTGCAGCTGCGCCGACCATTGTGACCGCGATCTGGGGCGCGTAA
- a CDS encoding RidA family protein, producing MIERIHTNQRMSKIVKHGGVVYLCGQVGSGTTVAEQTEDCLGRVDRLLHEAGSSREHVLQAVIWLADMADFDAMNEVWDAWVPQGAAPARACGEAKLADADLRVEIIVTAAVAG from the coding sequence ATGATCGAACGCATCCACACCAATCAACGTATGAGTAAAATCGTCAAACACGGGGGCGTTGTATACCTTTGTGGGCAAGTCGGCAGCGGGACCACCGTGGCCGAACAGACCGAAGACTGCCTCGGGCGGGTCGACAGGCTGTTGCACGAAGCGGGGTCATCGCGCGAGCATGTGTTGCAGGCGGTGATCTGGCTCGCAGATATGGCGGATTTCGATGCGATGAATGAGGTCTGGGACGCATGGGTCCCCCAAGGCGCAGCCCCAGCACGCGCCTGCGGAGAAGCCAAACTGGCGGATGCCGACCTGCGTGTCGAAATTATCGTGACCGCCGCCGTAGCTGGTTGA
- a CDS encoding ABC transporter substrate-binding protein translates to MFRRTILSSVAAIALSAVALPLAAQDTLRIGVEGAYPPFSSKESDGTLVGFDIDIAKALCAEMQRECELVEQEWDGMIPALKARKFDAIVASMSITEERKRQIDFSDKYYKTPARLVASKDADFEGTPEGLAGKRIGVQRGATHQCYAEKLFPDAEIVLYGSQDEVFRDLALGRVDAQLSDSLIAQESFLSAEAGADYAFLGGDHTDVECYGEGVGIAVRKGEDALREDLSKAIAAIRENGTYAEINDTYFPFDIYGGRPEGE, encoded by the coding sequence ATGTTTCGTAGAACCATCCTAAGCAGCGTTGCTGCCATCGCCCTCAGCGCCGTCGCCCTGCCGCTGGCCGCCCAAGACACGTTGCGCATCGGCGTCGAAGGCGCCTACCCTCCGTTCTCCTCCAAGGAATCCGACGGCACGCTTGTCGGCTTTGACATCGACATCGCCAAGGCGCTCTGCGCCGAGATGCAGCGTGAATGCGAACTGGTCGAGCAGGAATGGGACGGCATGATCCCGGCACTGAAAGCGCGTAAGTTCGATGCCATCGTGGCTTCCATGTCGATCACCGAAGAGCGCAAGCGCCAGATTGATTTCTCTGACAAATACTACAAGACCCCGGCGCGTCTGGTGGCCTCCAAGGACGCCGACTTCGAAGGCACGCCTGAAGGTCTGGCCGGTAAGCGCATCGGTGTGCAGCGCGGCGCGACCCACCAGTGCTACGCGGAAAAGTTGTTCCCCGATGCCGAGATCGTCCTCTATGGCTCCCAAGATGAAGTGTTCCGCGATCTGGCCCTTGGCCGTGTGGATGCGCAGCTTTCTGACAGCCTGATCGCACAGGAAAGCTTCCTGAGTGCAGAGGCAGGGGCCGACTATGCCTTCCTCGGCGGCGATCATACAGACGTTGAATGCTACGGCGAAGGCGTGGGCATCGCGGTGCGCAAGGGCGAGGACGCGCTCCGCGAAGATCTGAGCAAGGCCATTGCTGCCATTCGTGAGAACGGCACCTATGCCGAGATCAACGACACATACTTCCCCTTCGACATCTACGGCGGCCGTCCTGAGGGCGAGTGA
- a CDS encoding ABC transporter permease: MENLLTYIPLDIALIAENFDRFLYGVWVTLNLTFLSLLLGGLLSIPMAIARASKHRVFNPLVQGYTYVFRGTPLLVQTYLIYYGVGQFEVIRESFLWDPILSSAWWCALIAFTLNTAAYTTELLRGAIADTPTGEVEAAIATGHSYRSRLRRIILPSAFRRAIPAYSNEVIFMLHGSVIASTITLQDILGVGRWLNGRYYLAYEGFITAALLYFLIVLCITWAFRGFERRYLRHLTRRDTTAQSVTSPLPTPERV, translated from the coding sequence ATGGAAAACCTGCTGACCTATATCCCGCTCGACATCGCCCTGATCGCTGAGAATTTTGACCGTTTCCTCTATGGCGTCTGGGTGACGCTTAACCTGACCTTCCTGTCGCTGCTGTTGGGCGGCTTGTTGTCGATCCCCATGGCCATTGCCCGCGCGTCGAAACACCGGGTCTTTAACCCCTTGGTGCAGGGCTATACCTATGTCTTTCGCGGCACGCCGCTTTTGGTGCAAACCTATCTGATCTATTACGGTGTCGGCCAGTTTGAGGTGATCCGCGAAAGCTTCCTGTGGGACCCGATCCTGTCCTCGGCGTGGTGGTGCGCGCTCATTGCCTTCACGCTGAACACCGCCGCCTATACGACCGAACTACTGCGAGGTGCCATTGCGGATACGCCAACCGGCGAGGTCGAGGCGGCCATCGCCACCGGCCATTCCTACCGCAGCCGCCTGCGCCGGATCATCCTGCCCTCGGCCTTCCGCCGCGCGATCCCGGCCTATTCCAACGAAGTCATCTTCATGCTGCACGGCTCAGTCATCGCCAGCACGATCACCCTGCAAGATATCCTTGGCGTTGGGCGCTGGCTGAACGGGCGCTATTACCTCGCTTATGAAGGGTTCATCACCGCCGCCCTACTTTATTTCCTGATAGTGTTGTGCATCACATGGGCCTTCCGCGGGTTTGAGCGCCGCTACCTGCGCCATCTCACCCGCCGCGACACCACTGCTCAGTCCGTGACTTCTCCCCTTCCGACCCCTGAAAGAGTATGA
- a CDS encoding type IV secretion system protein VirB3: MATQTRLFLGLIRPPKLIGLPIMYAMVWLFGFVLLFLWVQSWPVIIIAALAYPALWKAADWDPAFLEVMVTALQETPPTPNRKIHSGDSYAP, encoded by the coding sequence ATGGCAACGCAAACTCGCCTCTTCCTCGGTCTGATCCGGCCGCCAAAGCTCATCGGCTTGCCGATCATGTATGCCATGGTCTGGCTCTTCGGGTTTGTGTTGCTGTTTCTCTGGGTTCAGAGCTGGCCGGTGATCATCATCGCCGCTCTGGCCTATCCCGCGCTGTGGAAAGCCGCTGACTGGGATCCGGCCTTTCTTGAGGTGATGGTCACAGCACTGCAGGAGACGCCGCCCACCCCCAACCGCAAGATCCATTCGGGGGACAGCTATGCTCCTTGA
- a CDS encoding lytic transglycosylase domain-containing protein: MNSFRPHILAGLVSLAAPMAFAQGVPTFDAGMFLQRERVLQQGEQDLALQWDRLTKEEELEELEQEQLQALEDILDVSTLASGNSGALVASLEAGSSPERAAEVLYGTDDPNPGAAQMFGDASGSIEQLIIRAAQETHHMSGVRAAGLSPKQWRCLLQALIWQESRFTIGARSPVGAFGLTQIMPGTAQDLGIYPAYYENPYIQVTGGARYLAQMLAMFDGNIIHGLAAYNAGPGNVQRYSGVPPFAETQHYVQVIPERYNLYLARVGGVDALGTIDPVLLANSTMSLTSFGAGVYGDYSLVSVQAAALRVQDIITRIGETDDIHAAMSLNTYARAELARLIAIRTRLKAAHTRRLSAAELAMAAAQAREQDFMQFDLEALR, encoded by the coding sequence GTGAATAGCTTCCGCCCACATATCCTTGCGGGCTTGGTTTCGCTGGCCGCGCCAATGGCCTTTGCCCAAGGTGTGCCAACCTTTGATGCGGGCATGTTCCTGCAGCGCGAGCGCGTGCTGCAGCAGGGCGAACAAGATCTGGCGCTGCAGTGGGATCGGCTGACCAAAGAGGAAGAACTAGAGGAGCTCGAGCAAGAGCAACTTCAAGCGCTGGAAGACATCCTCGATGTTTCAACACTTGCCAGCGGGAACTCTGGCGCACTGGTCGCAAGCTTGGAGGCAGGGTCTTCGCCGGAAAGAGCGGCTGAAGTGCTCTATGGCACTGACGACCCGAACCCCGGCGCAGCTCAGATGTTCGGCGATGCCTCCGGCTCCATCGAACAGCTGATTATTCGCGCCGCTCAGGAAACGCACCATATGTCTGGCGTGCGCGCGGCGGGTCTGTCGCCTAAGCAATGGCGCTGCCTGTTGCAGGCGCTGATCTGGCAGGAAAGCCGCTTCACCATCGGCGCGCGCTCCCCTGTCGGCGCTTTTGGCCTGACCCAGATTATGCCCGGCACAGCGCAGGATCTCGGGATCTATCCAGCCTACTACGAAAACCCCTACATCCAGGTCACCGGTGGCGCGCGCTATCTGGCGCAGATGCTGGCCATGTTTGATGGTAACATCATTCACGGTCTGGCGGCCTACAATGCCGGTCCCGGCAATGTGCAGCGCTACAGCGGCGTGCCGCCATTTGCTGAGACCCAACACTACGTTCAGGTCATACCTGAGCGCTACAATCTCTACCTTGCCCGCGTCGGTGGCGTTGATGCGCTTGGCACGATTGATCCCGTTCTGCTTGCCAACTCCACCATGAGCCTGACCTCCTTCGGCGCGGGGGTATATGGCGACTACTCATTGGTCTCAGTTCAAGCGGCCGCGCTTCGGGTGCAGGACATCATCACCCGCATTGGCGAGACAGATGACATTCACGCGGCCATGTCGCTCAACACCTACGCGCGGGCCGAGCTCGCTCGACTGATCGCAATTCGCACGCGCCTCAAGGCCGCCCATACCCGTCGGCTTAGCGCCGCAGAACTGGCCATGGCGGCCGCTCAGGCGCGAGAACAAGACTTCATGCAATTCGATCTGGAGGCACTCCGATGA
- a CDS encoding NAD(P)/FAD-dependent oxidoreductase, which translates to MAEVDLIIIGAGPAGMSAAAFAARGGLQVLILDEQPHPGGQIYRNVAQNRSKRGFLGQAYAAGTDLVDALDHPHITLLTGATVWRLDKGPQVTWSRGAKSQTTSAAHVLLATGAQERPVPFPGWTLPGVMPAGAAQILMKTAGMLPKDAVLAGSGPLLYLIAAQMIDAGSPPQALVETQTFPQMLSATPHLPRALFGLPTLRKGLSLIAKIRKAAVPRYTAASGFHATTTESGNILFSFRANGRDQRLTCGLLLTHQGVIPGTHITRAAGIEHYWNAAQGAFQPEHDLWGATDQPGLHVAGDGAGIGGAEAAASAGELAGLNILCQSGRLSSDTRNQRAARARAALFRARAIRPFLDAAYPPPTDILAPSDNTIVCRCEEVSAGAIRQAIREGAQGHRQIKTSLRCGMGPCQGRMCDATLRGLLSEGKASQPISPPRARSPIKPIALGELAALSPPQEEPA; encoded by the coding sequence GTGGCTGAGGTGGATCTAATTATCATCGGCGCTGGTCCCGCGGGCATGTCAGCCGCAGCCTTCGCGGCACGTGGCGGTTTGCAGGTGTTGATACTGGACGAACAGCCGCATCCGGGCGGTCAGATTTATCGCAATGTGGCTCAGAACCGCAGCAAGCGCGGCTTTCTTGGCCAGGCTTATGCCGCCGGGACAGATTTGGTCGATGCGCTCGACCATCCGCACATCACTCTCCTAACTGGCGCAACGGTTTGGCGGCTTGACAAAGGGCCGCAGGTGACATGGTCGCGCGGCGCCAAAAGTCAAACGACCTCGGCTGCCCATGTGCTGCTGGCAACCGGCGCGCAGGAACGCCCCGTGCCTTTTCCTGGCTGGACGCTCCCCGGCGTGATGCCGGCAGGGGCCGCGCAGATTTTGATGAAAACAGCGGGGATGCTGCCCAAGGATGCCGTGCTCGCGGGGTCTGGTCCGCTGCTCTATCTGATCGCGGCGCAGATGATTGACGCCGGTAGCCCCCCACAAGCGCTGGTGGAGACACAGACATTCCCGCAGATGCTGAGCGCAACACCGCATTTGCCCCGCGCCCTGTTTGGCTTGCCAACCTTGCGGAAAGGGCTGAGCCTGATTGCCAAGATCCGCAAAGCGGCTGTGCCGCGCTACACCGCTGCGTCGGGCTTCCACGCCACCACGACCGAGAGCGGCAATATCCTCTTTTCCTTCCGGGCTAATGGGCGGGATCAACGCCTTACCTGTGGTCTGCTGCTGACCCACCAAGGGGTGATCCCCGGCACCCATATCACAAGGGCTGCGGGGATCGAGCATTATTGGAACGCCGCGCAGGGTGCCTTTCAGCCCGAACATGATCTTTGGGGCGCGACCGACCAGCCGGGCCTGCATGTGGCCGGAGACGGAGCCGGGATCGGCGGGGCGGAGGCGGCTGCATCTGCCGGTGAACTGGCTGGGTTAAATATCCTGTGCCAATCTGGCCGCCTAAGTAGCGACACCCGCAATCAGCGTGCCGCCCGCGCTCGCGCCGCGTTGTTCCGCGCCCGCGCCATTCGGCCCTTCCTTGATGCCGCATACCCTCCGCCGACCGATATACTTGCCCCATCAGACAACACCATCGTCTGCCGCTGCGAAGAAGTCTCTGCCGGTGCCATTCGACAAGCGATCCGCGAAGGTGCCCAAGGTCACCGCCAGATCAAAACATCCCTGCGCTGCGGCATGGGCCCCTGTCAGGGCCGCATGTGTGACGCGACCCTGCGCGGGCTGCTCAGCGAAGGCAAGGCAAGCCAGCCCATCTCCCCACCCCGCGCCCGCTCGCCGATCAAGCCGATTGCCTTGGGCGAGCTTGCCGCACTCTCACCCCCTCAGGAGGAACCCGCATGA
- a CDS encoding lytic transglycosylase domain-containing protein produces MLADGQLESKEPQLSFAQSYVDGIGANPPELIVFSAPEPQAPRPSPAPAIPRPEILAALESTAHRYGGHPALRRAGLSVTEWQALFQANIEIESAYRPNARSSAGAIGLGQLMPATAAQLGVDPHDWQANLDGSARYLLLMLAQFGTPELALAAYNAGPDAVARYGGIPPYQETQNHVRRVMAVRDRLTGAS; encoded by the coding sequence ATGCTGGCTGATGGTCAGCTGGAGTCCAAAGAACCGCAATTGAGTTTCGCACAGAGTTATGTCGACGGTATTGGCGCGAACCCACCAGAACTGATTGTTTTTTCAGCCCCTGAGCCGCAAGCGCCCCGCCCTTCGCCTGCGCCAGCAATCCCCCGCCCTGAAATCCTCGCTGCACTTGAAAGCACCGCGCATCGCTATGGCGGGCACCCCGCGCTGCGCCGCGCGGGTCTGTCGGTGACGGAATGGCAGGCCCTCTTCCAAGCCAATATCGAGATCGAAAGCGCCTATCGCCCGAATGCGCGCAGCTCCGCAGGCGCGATTGGGCTTGGACAGTTGATGCCTGCGACGGCCGCTCAGCTTGGCGTGGATCCGCATGACTGGCAGGCCAACCTGGATGGCTCTGCTCGTTACCTTCTCTTGATGCTGGCACAGTTCGGCACGCCCGAACTCGCGCTTGCCGCCTACAACGCGGGGCCTGACGCGGTCGCGCGCTATGGCGGCATCCCTCCCTACCAAGAAACCCAAAATCACGTGCGCCGGGTCATGGCTGTGCGTGACCGACTGACTGGAGCCTCCTGA